From Mugil cephalus isolate CIBA_MC_2020 chromosome 4, CIBA_Mcephalus_1.1, whole genome shotgun sequence:
tATTTATTATCAGGACACTTTAATGGGCTGTTGATTAAGTCTGAgcgttttgatttaatttggaAGTGGTCGATTTAGCCCTCTGGTGTTTGCTCTTTGGGACAAAAAAGCTCATTTAAGCGGAGTTTCAAGGGAATTAGGTCCTGTTTTAATCGTAAAGATTGTTATAAGCGGCAAATTTGGTGTTCTCGTTCAACAGGTTTTTGCTATTTATAAACTTTAGGTAATCAAGAGGGAAAATCGCAAACCATATTGACTTACGCTGCCACGTTACAAGAAAATTAACACAGAAGAGATGTGTCATCGTGAAACGCGGAGAAAGGGACAATGAGACCGAAATTTGATCCTTAATTTTGAATAACAATGGTCTCGGTGCATTGCCAAATATTTCTCAAATATGACCTTTCTCCGTGTTATTTCCCGTTACGCACGTATACAACCAAAAGCCGAAAGACGGAACAAATAGTTTCACCAGCTTAATAACATCTCAGGACGTTTAGTGACACGTTGCTTTCAGACAACACGGCGACAAGGGTCGCTGTGTTGTCAATTAAGAGTAAAGCGGATCGTCTTCCCTTAGCAAGATAGAATGATTCTCCCCAGCTGCATCATGAGGTTTGCGCTCAATCTCGACGGCATTCGCTGAGCAGACTATTTCATGATCACTGATAACCAGGAAGATGTCGATTCATTATCAGGACACCATTATTTACCTGATTAGACCTGAACGTTTTGATTGAATTCGGTAGAGACCAGTTTGGCCCTATTGTTCGCGCCTTAGGAACATTCACACAAGCAGAACAACAAGCACATTTCTAGTCTGAGGGCAGTGGGCGAGTTAATAAATAACGTGTAAAATCGTTCGTATCTCAGGAAAGAGCCTCGAATATTTGAGGTGTTTGGACACCGATTACGGCATCAGAGTGGTGCAAAGATCTTTTAAATGATGACGAAAATAAGAAGTTAAAGAACACGTTGATAGTttcagctctgctctgattgaCTACCCGGGTGAACAATTAGTATATGGGTCAATATATAAAGTGACTGAAGTCCGTGGGATATTGccttgcatacatttttattaaaagtaaaaaacaaaaaaataaataaaataacgtaTTTGTTCcttatgatcatgtctttacaaaatccgtAATTATTTATCaaggaaacaatcacttattaaaacaaacaaacaaactactAGAttagatatcactaaaatgtcactaaataacCATCCGAATTAAATAATAACcacttgctaattagctaatcaataataaaattagctcattcaaaatatgttttgattgtgttgtttttgttaaaatgaGAGTTACCCACTACAAACACATCACATCCCACCTCTCAAGAAAGTGTGGTAAATCCAAATCACTTGACCTGCTCCAATATTCATAAATAACTCTCAGTTTCAATTTCCTCAACTgcatatacagtaaaatattgagaagaatctttctgtaaaaatgccatgtggttATATGCAGCCATGTTGATGTTTGGAAACAGCCAAAATGTTAACAATGATACCTGTcaactatgttaaactcaaaaatTCCCGCTATTACAGTATATACTGACCCATATCATAAGGAAACAATGACAGGGTTAGTTTTTTATACTCAGATGTATGTTCTGGATAAATCTGTAGTTGAGCtggttttactgttttattgctCATTTATGTATCATACACCTGTTTTATATCACTACCGTTGCCAGGTCTGTCTTGTAAACGAGATTTCTAATGTCAGTAGGacttcctggttaaataaaggttaaataaaaataaaaattggccATACCGTTGAATGTATACTATCAATAAACAAGTCAAACTGAAGATACAATAAGATTATTTCagtaatgtttacatttttctatCTGAATTTATGCAACAGTTCAACAATGCTTTAATCAAGCTGAGCATATGCAGTCTGGATTTACTGTCGGTTTCAGTGAGTTTCAGGCCCAACTTTATGTCATGTACCGCTGCAGTTGTAAAGTGATGCCTCACGGGTCACCTTTGCTTTGACAAGGCAGTAAGGCAAAGTTCAAGTATTCATTTCAACTAGTTATAAAGGTTTATTGTAGAAAGACTTGTGCAGAGTATCAGCAAACACCTTTGCTGTCTTCTAGCACGgtttgaaatatataaaatttcTCTAAAGATAAGCACAACAGACAAACTAAAGTCTGTTTTCTATGGAGCGCtttaaacaaaatacaaaacaagtcaaaaacatgttaaacactCAAATCAAGTGGACACATTAGCAGTAGCTCGGTGAGTTTTGATTAAGGTCTTGAACGTTGGTGCTGTCGCGGATGTGTTTGGGGTGAGTGTTCCACACGGATGAGGCCCCGtcactctgttctgttttgctcGGTCCTAGACGGTGGAGAGAGTGGATGTGGATGAGGAGGTTATCAccaaatgagacatttactcGCTTTATATGGGAAAACATGTCACTTAAAAGAATCCAAATCCACGAGCACCAGCGTTAAACATCATTAACGGCCGACAACAGCTGTGGCTCAGATGAATACAGAATTACACCAATAGACGGCAGATGGAAGTTTGTTCAAGGTGTGAGGAACCCACAGATAAATCAGCATGGTGGAGCATGTGCGACATATGGTCGCAGGGGGATGTACATCCAGCCACTAGACAGTGCAGTAGTGtactatttttattatattttatttttccagttcGTCTACAATTGAACACATCTTCACATGAAAGACCATTCGTATGCAGTATGCAACCAAAATGTTTTCTACAGATGCATAAAATGTATCAAGAAACAAATGTTGCTGACTTTTAATAGGGTGAGAAATAGGGCTGTTTCAGTGGGGGAGTCGTATGTGAAGTTGTAGTAACTGTTTGTGTGAAGAAATAAGGTTGGGCTTGGTGTAAGGAAATGTGTGTAAGCGATGGAGAAATCtcaaaaagcaaatgaaaaaccGTACCGTCCCCCACCTTTCACATTCATCCCAGCAAAGAGATGAACATGACGACGCCCATGAACTGCGTGAAGAGGATGAGCGGGGTGAAGAACGACCACACCGGCCACAATGCAATGTTAAAGCTGCAGGAGAAAGATTGAAAAAGAATATGAGTATTTTGAATCTATACCTATATGTTGCCTTTTCTATTACTAAGTGTTGCTTATGAACACGGCTCCATTCAGCCACGACAACAAAAGCGGGCCGTTAATTAATGTAATCATTAAGACTTAAGATCAAATAAACACCATTAGTCAGGAATAATCTACTAACGcacaaacaagacattttcaacTCACAGTGCTTCATCAAGCATCGACGATCTGACAGTGAAGAATCAAACAATCCCCTCACACATAATAACGACTGTGTGAACGTTGTAAATGGTACAAACTTGAATGTAAACACTAATAAGTGTTTACTCTTACCTGATCGGTCCATCCTGGTCATCTGTGATACACAAATGGGATGGATTTGCAAAAGTGGAAATAATTCTCGATTTTGGGTAAAACGTAAAAGGCAACATAACAGatcagcacattttaaactatttaattacagattattaattcattttgattcattttgtctcagttattttaatgtaatggtATGTAAACTGGATTTAAAAGAATATATAATTCTTGCAGGCGTTTATGGACCGTCTGTGTGGGAGACAGTATCAGACTGTATCAAGcatcagttaattaaaaatagGGTtggaatatgtgtgtgtctgacaagTTGACATGCtataatattataaaacaataacacacacagacaggtaATATTAATCATTATTAGGAGCGCTGGCCTTGCCTTTTTCTTGTTATGGATATATTATCGGTTATCATACTAGGACCATTAGCTGCCTCGTGCTACATTAGCGCTGGCTTTTACCAAATGAAGCTGTATAAAGTCAGTGAGCGCCGGCATTAATCACCGTTTCAGCTGCATTATCATTTCTCCTCTTTAGTAAAAAAGGATGGGATACTGAAAGCTTTTCTCTGCGGCTGTGTTTGTGCTACACTAAAGCATAACAAGCCCTTTCAGTGGATTGGCGTTAGCCCACAAAATCTGAAGCGCAGAaatgtcaccatggaaacagacCGTAGAACTCTAATGCTTATGTGAAGTTAGCATACTGTGTTGTGATATTCGTACTAACTTCAGCAATATGTGTCTTTCCTTTTATTCCGACGTGTCCTCCACAAATACAGAACATAACCTTCACTGGATGTTTGCTTGTAGATCTACAACAAATCTAATGCTATTGGTGGGACACTGAGCCAAACTACAAGCAGTAACTTTTCAAAGAAAGGCAGCTGCATCAGAGTTAAAGAAACTCCTGATTATTAGAGTTGGTCAAAACCACATTATACAGCTTAATTTTGTTCTATTCATGATTCATGATGATTGTTTGACAAAGCAATGGCTTGCCAGCACTAGCAGTCTGACCTAGAAAAAGATGGTATTCTTTCAAAGACTGCCAGTTCAACAATGGAAAGACATAACAAATGCTCAAAGCCAAAAAGGCAAACAATCAAATCTATAAAAAATTATCTATCATTTGGAACTACACCCTTGTTGTCTTTAACCTTATTACTTACGTAATGAGTAATGTAATGTGTGCATTTTGGTCAAGGCTTTTTCCCCCCCATTGTTTGGGCTAAGCCCTTCAGTTCTTAGAAATCCGAATCATATAATATGATACCAGCAGCTTGGGAACAGCGTGTTTGTGTACCCACATGACGGTTAAAAGCCTGACCAGGATTAGATTTTTGAGGCTGATAACTATTATTATCCCCTTTGagacatcctttttttttttttttttttttttttttttttaaaccaatacAGGGCAAAGCAGTATATTACACAGCTGTAAACAACTGTGAAACATATCATTGGCATATCTGAACTACAATTTTTGTGGTTACGTTCTGGGCAATTGGACATTTTCTAAAATGGAATCATCATTTTAACAAGCTCAGCCGGCACAGTGAAAGTCAAAGAGGAAGCAGCATGTTCGGACGCTCTCAGGCCAGGCTGCAAACTGAGCTATTGACAATTTCTTCACTATGTCTGGCCCGCATAACTCGCTGGGCAATGAACTGCACCTGCTGCAAGTAAGATTGACCGCACAAAGGCGAGTGAGGGACAGTTGTGCTTTCTTCCGACTCCCGTAAGTGCCACTGGAATATCTAATACACTGAACTGTTTGTAAAGATTCTAAGTCATCTATATACAGTCTACAGTTAaaactatagactgtataaagactGTACAAATATGAACCAAAGAACTGCTCCTaaaaagtcaaagcaagtaatggtgtctggctgcagtgtgGGTCATAAGTTTCAccacctccatgttagtggatgggacctgtgcgaaactaaaacactaaaacaaatttttttttttttttcttttcaatgatggtttcagtcattttaggcagttaatTTAATGGCGATGCATGTTCAAATGTCAATTTCTTCCGAtttttgacgctatagaaacaggatgtcaCATGCagcgactaccagttgccatgccaaccgctccgtaaagcGGTCCAGTGGGACGAGAACAGTATATAATGCAACATTTCCTGGTAACTgttggaggtagagcagagcgcagtattaattaaacgtgaacacgagtgagtctggaggaagtgtggtcgggtcatcgATATTGTGCGTAGATTGTAGTCTAAGATCACAGACTGTACAGATATCACGGGTCTGCGAGGTTCTATTCTCTGACCGTACTGATCGGACTCTGGCAACAAAGTGgcaagatggcgctgcccatATCCCTGGCAAAAATAGTGCCAagttggccaatgcaaggaagtggggacacgttgtccatatttatatacagtctatggttaaaACATAGACAAGCAGATGCTTTACACCactatatattttgttattgcAGTACGGATGATGCTGATCAGCAAATTAAGCAGTTGTGAAGCTAGTTTCTTTCATTACCTGCCTGACGCAGCAAGAAATGCTGCAGTGGTGATGGGAGGAATGGCAGGGTACACTTGGTCATAGTTCTGGATGCCTTTGAACCACTCCAGGTACACGATGCAATACATGGCTAGAGAGAGGCAGACCCCAAGCAGTACCAGACCGACATTGAACCACCAACTGGAAACACAAGGCTTAAAATGAGGAACATTAACACAACAGGTGAAAACAGTCCATTCAAATGTGCAAGAAGGTATAATGTCACAAAAGGTTTATCAGATGTCAGTGCTTTCATTCGTATCATGTACCCGTAATAcagctgaaagagaaaacaaaacatgtttgtctttgttgacCGGGACCAAGCACTTTTCCGTGACAATAAAGATTTTTCAAGAACAATGGTTACTGTGCGCATAGGTCATTTATAGGGATGGGAAAAAATCGATATGGCACTATATCGCGATATATTTTACCCGATATAacatcgattttgaatgtcttcgattcgattttaaaagaaaaagaaaaagtcatgttttgtgcGAATCGTAGACAACTTCCGCACCTTCACCaccacaagtgcaataaattggaaatggctcatatggattaatattgttttttgactcagtttatCTAATGAATTATCAATGTCATCAGAAGTACATGTATATACAACTTGTACTTTAAGttgtatttaaaatttctcagtgaactatgtagacaatatatcgcaatatcatagtattgcaataatgtatcgtatcgtgactcaagtatcgtgatacgtaccGTATCGTGAATTCCTTGCCAATGCCCACCAGTAGTTGACACGCAATAATGGGATAAACGATTTCATTTAGACTATataagacagaagaaaaagagtCCACAAAACCTAAAAACTTGTGTCTCCCTCATAGCTCACTTACCttttaatttcatcattttccataATATTGCGGGGGAATTCCACATAGTACGTCACAGCTATAGATGCCACGATCCAGAAAACTGAATGTTTATTAATGCGAGGGAGGGGTTTGGCATCTTTTTCCTTCTGACCTAAAAGGTAACAGGAAAGAAGGAAGTTGGCAAAGAgttaaa
This genomic window contains:
- the tmem128 gene encoding transmembrane protein 128, which translates into the protein MLNDSELATLRNRFKKNAEFLMQTTTEDEDEKSQKEKDAKPLPRINKHSVFWIVASIAVTYYVEFPRNIMENDEIKSWWFNVGLVLLGVCLSLAMYCIVYLEWFKGIQNYDQVYPAIPPITTAAFLAASGSFNIALWPVWSFFTPLILFTQFMGVVMFISLLG